A section of the Macaca thibetana thibetana isolate TM-01 chromosome 10, ASM2454274v1, whole genome shotgun sequence genome encodes:
- the PCIF1 gene encoding mRNA (2'-O-methyladenosine-N(6)-)-methyltransferase, with amino-acid sequence MANENHGSPREEASLLSHSPGTSNQSQPCSPKPIRLVQDLPEELVHAGWEKCWSRRENRPYYFNRFTNQSLWEMPVLGQHDVISDPLGLNATPLPQDSSLVETPPAENKPRKRQLSEEQPSGNGVKKPKIEIPVTPTGQSVPSSPSVPGTPTLKMWGTSPEDKQQAALLRPTEVYWDLDIQTNAVIKHRGPSEVLPPHPEVELLRSQLILKLRQHYRELCQQREGIEPPRESFNRWMLERKVVDKGSDPLLPSNCEPVVSPSMFREIMNDIPIRLSRIKFREEAKRLLFKYAEAARRLIESRSASPDSRKVVKWNVEDTFSWLRKDHSASKEDYMDRLEHLRRQCGPHVSAAAKDSVEGICSKIYHISLEYVKRIREKHLAILKENNISEEVDAPEVEPRLVYCYPVRLAVSAPPMPSVEMHMENNVVCIRYKGEMVKVSRNYFSKLWLLYRYSCIDDSAFERFLPRVWCLLRRYQMMFGVGLYEGTGLQGSLPVHVFEALHRLFGVSFECFASPLNCYFRQYCSAFPDTDGYFGSRGPCLDFAPLSGSFEANPPFCEELMDAMVSHFEKLLESSPEPLSFIVFIPEWREPPTPALTRMEQSRFKRHQLILPAFEHEYRSGSQHICKKEEMHYKAVHNTAVLFLQNDPGFAKWVPTPERLQELSAAYRQSGRSHSSGSSSSSSSDAKDRDLGREQGPSREPHPT; translated from the exons ATGGCCAATGAGAATCACGGCAGCCCCCGGGAGGAAGCGTCCCTGCTGAGTCACTCCCCAGGTACCTCCAATCAGAGCCAGCCCTGTTCTCCAAAGCCAATCCGCCTGGTGCAGGACCTCCCAG AGGAGCTGGTCCACGCAGGCTGGGAGAAGTGCTGGAGCCGGAGGGAGAATCGTCCCTACTACTTCAACCGATTCACCAACCAGTCCCTGTGGGAGATGCCCGTGCTGGGGCAGCACGATGTGATT TCGGACCCTTTGGGGCTGAATGCGACCCCACTGCCCCAAGACTCAAGCTTGGTGGAAACCCCCCCGGCTGAGAACAAGCCCAGAAAGCGGCAGCTCTCGGAAGAGCAGCCAAGCGGCAATGGTGTGAAGAAGCCCAAG ATTGAAATCCCAGTGACACCCACAGGCCAGTCAGTGCCCAGCTCCCCCAGTGTCCCAGGAACCCCAACGCTGAAGATGTGGGGTACGTCCCCTGAAGATAAACAGCAGGCAGCTCTCCTGCGACCCACTGA GGTCTACTGGGACCTGGACATCCAGACCAATGCTGTCATCAAGCACCGGGGGCCTTCAGAGGTGCTGCCCCCGCACCCTGAAGTGGAGCTGCTCCGCTCTCAGCTCATCTTGAAGCTTCGGCAGCACTACCGGGAGCTGTGCCAGCAGCGAGAGG GCATTGAGCCTCCACGGGAGTCTTTCAACCGCTGGATGCTGGAGCGCAAGGTGGTAGACAAAGGATCTGACCCCCTGTTGCCCAGCAACTGTGAACCAGTCGTGTCACCTTCCATGTTTCGTGAAATCATGAATGACATTCCCATCAG GTTATCCCGAATCAAGTTCCGGGAGGAAGCCAAGCGCCTGCTCTTTAAATATGCGGAGGCCGCCAGGCGGCTCATCGAGTCCAG GAGTGCATCCCCCGACAGTAGGAAGGTGGTCAAATGGAATGTGGAAGACACCTTTAGCTGGCTTCGGAAGGACCACTCAGCCTCCAAGGAGGACTACATG GATCGCCTGGAGCACCTGCGGAGGCAGTGTGGCCCCCACGTCTCAGCTGCAGCCAAGGACTCCGTGGAAGGCATCTGCAGTAAGATCTACCACATCTCCCTGGAGTACGTCAAACGGATCCGAGAGAAGCACCTTGCCATCCTTAAGGAAAACAACATCTCAG AGGAGGTGGACGCCCCTGAGGTGGAGCCCCGCCTCGTGTACTGCTATCCAGTCCGGCTGGCTGTGTCTGCACCCCCCATGCCCAGCGTGGAGATGCACATGGAGAACAACGTGGTCTGCATCCGGTATAAGGGAGAGATGGTCAAGGTCAGCCGCAACTACTTCAGCAAGCTG TGGCTCCTTTACCGCTACAGTTGCATTGATGACTCTGCCTTTGAGAGGTTCCTGCCCCGGGTCTGGTGTCTTCTCCGACGGTACCAG ATGATGTTCGGCGTGGGCCTCTATGAGGGGACTGGCCTGCAGGGGTCGCTGCCTGTGCACGTCTTTGAGGCCCTCCACCGACTCTTCGGCGTCAGCTTCGAGTGCTTCGCCTCACCCCTCAACTGTTACTTCCGCCAGTACTGTTCTGCCTTCCCCGACACAGACGGCTACTTTGGCTCCCGCGG GCCCTGCCTAGACTTTGCTCCACTGAGTGGTTCATTTGAGGCCAACCCTCCCTTCTGCGAGGAGCTCATGGATGCTATGGTCTCTCACTTTGAG AAACTGCTTGAGAGCTCACCGGAGCCCCTGTCCTTCATCGTGTTCATCCCAGAGTGGCGGGAACCCCCCACACCAGCGCTCACCCGCATGGAGCAGAGCCGCTTCAAACGCCACCAGTTGATCCTGCCTGCCTTTGAGCATGAGTACCGCAGTGGCTCCCAGCACATCTGCAAGAA GGAGGAAATGCACTACAAGGCCGTCCACAACACGGCCGTGCTCTTCCTACAGAACGACCCTGGCTTTGCCAAGTGGGTGCCAACGCCTGAACGGCTGCAGGAGCTGAGCGCTGCCTACCGGCAGTCAGGCCGCAGCCACAGCTCTGGTTCTTCCTCATCGTCCTCCTCGGATGCCAAGGACCGGGACTTGGGCCGTGAGCAGGGCCCTAGCCGCGAGCCTCACCCCACTTAA